TTAAATTTAAAAAGGAGTTATAACTTTTTATTAAAAATAAACTTAGAAAAATGCGTCGAGGCTGCTTTGCTTCTCTTTATGCAGTATCTCTTCTTCAGAGTATCCAAGAGCTTCTATTATTCTTCCAACGGCTGGAAGCACTTGATTTTCTATATAATAGTTGGGATCATATTTTGAAACATCCACATCTTCTATAGGTTCAGCTCGTTTGCTTATAGGTTCCCTTCCCTTTACTACAACATATCTTATAATGGAACCTCTGCCCACATCTCTTCCTTTCTTTATGGATTTTCTCGCGGCTAAAACATGAGGAGCCATTTGAGTATATTCATAGGGACCTTTAGTAAGCTGTGTATGGATCACTAAATCTTCTAATTCAACATTTCCCTTTTTAATATCTTCAATAACGCTTTTAATAATTTCCGCTGCTTTTTTAGGTGACGCTTCCTCTAAAATAGCACCGAGAACTTTTTGCTGGGTTTTTTTAGTTATTGGTGCCCAATCTCTTCTTACAAGTTCTAAACCTTTTACAATTATGGTATTGTCTTCTTCAATAAGAGCGTATCTTTTTTTAGTGACAAAAAAGCCTCTTTTGAAAAATCCTTCATATTCAAGTTCCATTCCTTCTGGTAAATCCTTGTTTACAGATTGAAGGAACTTTTGAGCATTATCTAAAATTTCTTCGTTCAATAGGTACACCAAATTATATTAGAACCTCAAACGCTATGCGTTTGGGGCAACCGAAAATCAAAGCAAATAAAAATCTTCGATTTTTGTTCTTGAAGGAAATCTTAGATTTCCTGAACTGCAAAAACTACGTTTTTGCATGCGTCAAAATTGAAACTAACGAAAAACTTCGTTTTTCGTGCCCCAAAAATCTATGATTTTTGAGGGATTTTGACAGATTTTCGAGTGTAAATAGATGGTATTAATTGAATTATTCAATTAATACGCCGTTTATAACACCGTGCTGACCAGGTCTTGAGGTAACTTTGACTTTTCCTGCACTGGTTTCAATTACTGCACCTTTTGTTATAATGTTCCTACGTACAAAGTGAGTGTTTGCGCTGTTTTCGACAACGTTTAATATTTCTGCAACTTCTACTTTGTTTGTTTCAGGGTTCACTACGTTGATTTTGTTTTCGTTTGTGAGCCTGATTTTTTCGTTTCCACCTTTAGTTCTGATTTTTTTGACTTTTCTGTCTCCTATTTTGGTTTCTGCAGCTTCTTTTCCAAGTTCAGATTTCCTTTTGTTTTTGTTAAGCTTAGCACGTGCTCCACTTGGGGTTCTTAATGATTCTCCTTGCCAAATTGCCATTATATTCACCTCATTTATTAATTATGGTTGATTTTGTTACTTGAGAATATATTTAAATAGAATTTATTCAGTTTAAAGAATATTTCATTCTCAAAAAAGCACTATTTTAGAATAGTTGTATATTATATTAATTCTAGGACGCTTTATTTATAGCTATCCCTTAAATTAACTACTTCAAGATATTTCTCTGAATATATTTAAATATGTTTCTATACATCTTTAAATACTAAATAAGATTTTGTTGATTAAAATAGTTATGTTTTATGTTATAAATGGTTAACGGAAATCATATACCTTTTGAAAAATATTCCAGTTCAAATACAGGAACTCTGCACAAAATCTATAGGATAACTTCTTATGAATTTGTAAATTAGACTAAAAAGAGTATTTTTATTTCATTTTAGGTGTTTATCCTTAAAAAAAATAAATGATTCATTTCTTTTTGTAACAATTAAATCATTTGATTACATTAGAACATATTCAGGAAATATATTTAAATATTGAAAGTTCAACTCACATTAAGTAAAAAAAATAATTCTTTAAACAGTAGGATAATAACAAGCCATATATATTTTAGTATGCTATTTATTAGTAATGGATTTTAATTTGTTCATTAAAATCCTAAAAAGGACTTGATTTAAGATTAAGCTAAAACAGGAATACATAATAAACAAAAACAAAGGGTGAACTTATGAAAATTAGCATGGCACACGGCGCTGGCGGAGAAATAATGCAGGGCCTAATATCAGATATTATACTGAGTAACATTAAAAACAAGAATGTCAATGGCGGAATAGGACTTGGAGAGCTTGATGATGGCGCTACAATTCCCTTTGGCGAGTATGAAATCGTGATCAGTACAGATAGCCACACTGTTGATCCAATCTTTTTCCCTGGAGGAGATATTGGAAAATTATCGATTACAGGAACTGTAAATGATGTATCTGTAATGGGAGCAAAACCTCTTGCGATTGCAAATGCAATGGTCATAAGTGAAGGATTTACAAGTGAAGAATTCGAAAAGATCATAAAGTCAATGGGTGAAGCCTGTACTGAAGCTGGTGTGGCACTTGTAACTGGAGATACAAAGGTCATGGAGAAAGATAAACTTGATAAAATAGTTATTTCTACAACAGGGATTGGAATAGCTAAAAAAGGTGAAATTACAAGTGATGCTTCCCTTGAAGTTGGAAATAAAATTATATTAACTGGAAGTGTTGGAGATCATGGTATTGCGCTCATGTCTTACCGTGAAGGGTTTGGATTTGAAACTGATTTAAAGTCAGATGTTGCACCAGTTTGGGAAATGATTGAAAAAGCTTTGGAAATTGGTGGAGTAAATGCAATGAAAGATCCAACAAGAGGAGGAATTGCAAATGCTTTAAATGAACTTGCATCCAAATCTGGTGTTGGAATGATGGTTTATGAGGATAAAATTCC
This genomic window from Methanobacterium veterum contains:
- a CDS encoding DNA polymerase domain-containing protein, producing MNEEILDNAQKFLQSVNKDLPEGMELEYEGFFKRGFFVTKKRYALIEEDNTIIVKGLELVRRDWAPITKKTQQKVLGAILEEASPKKAAEIIKSVIEDIKKGNVELEDLVIHTQLTKGPYEYTQMAPHVLAARKSIKKGRDVGRGSIIRYVVVKGREPISKRAEPIEDVDVSKYDPNYYIENQVLPAVGRIIEALGYSEEEILHKEKQSSLDAFF
- a CDS encoding 30S ribosomal protein S8e encodes the protein MAIWQGESLRTPSGARAKLNKNKRKSELGKEAAETKIGDRKVKKIRTKGGNEKIRLTNENKINVVNPETNKVEVAEILNVVENSANTHFVRRNIITKGAVIETSAGKVKVTSRPGQHGVINGVLIE
- the hypE gene encoding hydrogenase expression/formation protein HypE, with the translated sequence MKISMAHGAGGEIMQGLISDIILSNIKNKNVNGGIGLGELDDGATIPFGEYEIVISTDSHTVDPIFFPGGDIGKLSITGTVNDVSVMGAKPLAIANAMVISEGFTSEEFEKIIKSMGEACTEAGVALVTGDTKVMEKDKLDKIVISTTGIGIAKKGEITSDASLEVGNKIILTGSVGDHGIALMSYREGFGFETDLKSDVAPVWEMIEKALEIGGVNAMKDPTRGGIANALNELASKSGVGMMVYEDKIPVKEQVIAASEMLGIDPYEVANEGKVVMGVEADKAEEILEAIRSTKYGKDAQIIGEVTDDKHVIIETSLGGKRILEAPIADPVPRVC